A region of Beijerinckia sp. 28-YEA-48 DNA encodes the following proteins:
- a CDS encoding F0F1 ATP synthase subunit gamma encodes MPSLKDLRTRISSVKATQKITKAMQMVAAAKLRRAQTAAEAARPYAERMEAVLANVAAGQTGNGPALLAGTGKDNVHLLVVCTAERGLCGAFNSSIARLARERANSLIAQGKTVKIICVGKKGYDQLRRQFEKNIIELIELRSIRQVGFANADEIARKVIGLYEAGEFDVATLFFSQFRSVIAQIPTALQIIPAQLPVAGEAKPVVGKDQPVYEYEPEEDEILASLLPRNISVQVFRALLENAASEQGARMSSMDNATRNAGDMIKKQTIIYNRSRQAMITKELIEIISGAEAL; translated from the coding sequence ATGCCTTCGTTGAAGGACCTGCGAACCCGGATTTCGAGCGTCAAGGCGACGCAGAAAATCACCAAGGCGATGCAGATGGTCGCCGCCGCAAAGCTGCGCCGCGCGCAGACCGCGGCGGAAGCAGCGCGGCCCTATGCCGAACGCATGGAAGCCGTGCTCGCCAATGTCGCCGCCGGCCAGACCGGCAACGGTCCGGCGCTGCTTGCTGGCACCGGCAAGGACAACGTGCATCTGCTCGTTGTCTGCACGGCCGAACGCGGCCTGTGCGGCGCTTTCAATTCGTCAATCGCGCGCCTGGCACGTGAGCGGGCCAATTCGCTGATCGCCCAGGGCAAGACCGTCAAGATCATCTGCGTCGGCAAGAAGGGCTATGACCAGCTTCGCCGCCAGTTCGAAAAGAACATCATCGAACTGATCGAGCTGCGCTCGATCCGCCAGGTGGGCTTTGCCAACGCCGACGAGATCGCCCGCAAGGTGATTGGTCTCTACGAAGCTGGCGAGTTCGACGTCGCGACGCTGTTCTTCTCGCAATTCCGCTCGGTGATCGCGCAGATCCCGACGGCGCTGCAGATCATTCCGGCGCAGTTGCCGGTTGCCGGCGAGGCGAAGCCTGTCGTTGGCAAGGATCAGCCGGTCTACGAATACGAGCCCGAGGAAGACGAAATTCTGGCGAGCCTGTTGCCGCGCAACATCTCCGTCCAGGTCTTCCGTGCGCTGCTCGAAAACGCCGCCTCCGAACAGGGCGCGCGTATGAGCTCCATGGACAATGCCACGCGCAACGCCGGTGATATGATCAAGAAACAGACGATCATCTACAACCGTTCGCGCCAGGCGATGATCACCAAGGAATTGATCGAAATCATCTCGGGCGCTGAAGCGCTCTGA
- the atpD gene encoding F0F1 ATP synthase subunit beta: MASDNKATGRITQVIGAVVDVKFDGQHLPEILNALETKNQGNRLVLEVAQHLGENSVRCIAMDTSEGLVRGQEVTDTGAPIMVPVGEGCLGRIINVIGEPVDEAGPVKSSGLRAIHQPAPSYAEQATDAQILETGIKVVDLLAPYAKGGKIGLFGGAGVGKTVLIMELINNVAKAHGGYSVFAGVGERTREGNDLYHEMIEGGVNKAGGGEGSKCALVYGQMNEPPGARARVALTGLTVAEDFRDKGQDVLFFVDNIFRFTQAGSEVSALLGRIPSAVGYQPTLATDMGALQERITTTNKGSITSVQAIYVPADDLTDPAPAASFAHLDATTVLSRSIAEKGIYPAVDPLDSTSRMLSPLVVGEEHYDIARRVQSTLQRYKSLQDIIAILGMDELSEEDKTTVTRARKIERFLSQPFHVAEIFTGAPGKLVALADTIKGFKGLVEGKYDHLPEAAFYMVGTIEEAVEKAQRLAAEAA; this comes from the coding sequence ATGGCATCCGATAACAAGGCCACCGGCCGCATCACGCAGGTCATCGGCGCGGTCGTCGACGTGAAGTTCGACGGCCAGCACCTGCCGGAAATTCTCAACGCGCTCGAGACCAAGAACCAGGGTAATCGTCTGGTGCTCGAAGTGGCGCAGCATCTGGGCGAAAACTCCGTCCGCTGCATCGCCATGGATACGTCCGAAGGTCTCGTGCGTGGGCAGGAAGTCACCGATACCGGCGCGCCGATCATGGTGCCGGTGGGTGAGGGCTGCCTGGGCCGCATCATCAACGTCATCGGCGAGCCCGTCGATGAGGCCGGCCCGGTGAAGTCCTCCGGTCTGCGCGCCATCCATCAGCCGGCCCCGAGCTATGCCGAGCAGGCCACGGATGCACAGATTCTCGAGACCGGCATCAAGGTCGTCGACCTGTTGGCGCCTTACGCCAAGGGCGGTAAGATCGGCCTGTTCGGCGGCGCCGGCGTAGGCAAGACCGTTTTGATCATGGAACTGATCAACAACGTCGCCAAGGCGCACGGTGGTTACTCGGTGTTCGCCGGCGTTGGCGAGCGCACCCGCGAAGGCAACGATCTCTATCACGAGATGATCGAAGGCGGCGTCAATAAGGCTGGCGGCGGCGAAGGTTCGAAGTGCGCCCTCGTCTATGGCCAGATGAATGAGCCCCCGGGCGCTCGCGCTCGTGTCGCCCTCACCGGTCTGACGGTCGCCGAAGATTTCCGCGACAAGGGCCAGGACGTGCTGTTCTTCGTCGACAACATCTTCCGCTTCACCCAGGCGGGTTCGGAAGTGTCGGCGCTTCTCGGCCGTATTCCTTCGGCGGTGGGTTATCAGCCGACGCTCGCCACCGACATGGGCGCTCTGCAGGAACGCATCACCACCACCAACAAGGGTTCGATCACCTCGGTGCAGGCGATTTACGTGCCGGCCGACGATTTGACCGATCCGGCGCCTGCCGCCTCCTTCGCGCATCTTGACGCGACGACCGTGCTGTCGCGCTCGATCGCCGAAAAGGGCATCTATCCGGCGGTTGATCCGCTCGACTCGACCTCGCGCATGCTGTCGCCGCTCGTCGTCGGCGAAGAGCATTACGACATTGCGCGTCGCGTGCAGTCGACCTTGCAGCGCTACAAGTCGCTGCAGGACATCATCGCCATTCTCGGCATGGACGAACTGTCGGAAGAGGACAAGACGACCGTGACGCGCGCCCGTAAGATCGAGCGCTTCCTGTCGCAGCCGTTCCACGTCGCCGAAATCTTCACCGGCGCCCCGGGCAAGCTCGTCGCGCTCGCCGACACCATCAAGGGCTTCAAGGGCCTGGTCGAAGGCAAGTACGACCATCTGCCGGAAGCGGCGTTCTACATGGTCGGCACGATCGAGGAAGCCGTCGAGAAGGCGCAGCGTTTGGCGGCGGAAGCGGCCTGA
- a CDS encoding F0F1 ATP synthase subunit epsilon yields MANFHFELVSPERLVYSGEVESVLVTSTEGEMQVMRDHAPVMAMLKPGVVRFTDGGGARHDLFVRGGFADMANNTLTILAELAVALADVDAKLIDAEIKDAEEDLADAKVEQSRQQAAERLEQLRELKASLSL; encoded by the coding sequence ATGGCCAATTTCCACTTCGAACTCGTGTCGCCGGAACGCCTCGTTTATTCGGGCGAGGTCGAATCGGTGCTCGTGACGAGCACCGAAGGCGAAATGCAGGTGATGCGCGACCATGCGCCGGTGATGGCGATGCTGAAGCCGGGCGTCGTGCGTTTCACCGATGGCGGTGGCGCCAGGCACGATCTGTTCGTGCGTGGCGGCTTCGCCGACATGGCCAACAATACGCTGACGATCCTGGCGGAGCTGGCGGTTGCATTGGCTGATGTCGATGCCAAGCTGATCGATGCCGAGATCAAGGACGCCGAGGAAGATCTCGCTGATGCGAAGGTCGAACAGTCGCGCCAACAGGCCGCCGAGCGGCTGGAGCAATTGCGTGAACTGAAAGCTTCACTGAGCCTGTAA
- a CDS encoding adenylosuccinate synthase, producing the protein MANVVVVGAQWGDEGKGKIVDWLSLEADVVVRFQGGHNAGHTLVIDGVTYKLSLLPSGIVRPGKLSVIGNGVVVDPVHLSKEIAALRAQGVAISRDNLRIAENAPLILSLHRELDALRENNATAGTKIGTTMRGIGPAYEDKVGRRAIRVMDLADFSTIDMKIARLLTHHNAIRRGLGIAEINPSAIRDELAAVKDEVLSYMDRTWMLLEDLRRDGKRILFEGAQGALLDIDHGTYPYVTSSNTVAANAATGTGLGPKAVQYVLGIAKAYTTRVGEGPFPSELKDATGQLIGERGREFGTVTGRARRCGWFDAVLVRQTVRTSGIDGIALTKLDILDGFKEIKVCTAYRLDGEIIDYLPASQAAQARVEPIYETIEGWEGTTQGARTWADLPAAAIKYVRHVEELIGAPVALLSTSPERADTILVHNPYRD; encoded by the coding sequence ATGGCGAATGTGGTCGTCGTCGGCGCCCAATGGGGCGATGAAGGCAAGGGTAAGATTGTCGATTGGTTGTCGCTCGAAGCCGATGTGGTGGTGCGATTCCAAGGCGGTCATAATGCCGGCCATACGCTTGTCATCGATGGCGTCACTTACAAGTTGTCGCTGCTGCCGTCGGGCATCGTGCGTCCCGGCAAGCTGTCGGTCATCGGCAATGGTGTCGTTGTCGATCCGGTTCACCTGAGCAAGGAAATCGCGGCTTTGCGCGCCCAGGGTGTCGCGATTTCGCGTGACAATCTGCGCATCGCCGAGAATGCGCCGCTGATCCTGTCGCTGCATCGCGAACTCGATGCGCTGCGCGAGAACAACGCGACCGCCGGCACCAAGATCGGCACGACCATGCGTGGCATCGGCCCGGCCTATGAAGACAAGGTTGGCCGTCGCGCCATTCGCGTGATGGACCTTGCCGACTTCTCGACGATCGACATGAAGATCGCGCGGCTGCTCACTCATCACAATGCCATCCGCCGTGGTCTTGGCATCGCCGAGATCAATCCTTCTGCTATTCGCGACGAATTGGCGGCGGTGAAGGACGAAGTGCTGTCCTATATGGATCGCACCTGGATGCTGCTTGAGGATCTGCGCCGCGACGGCAAGCGTATTCTGTTCGAAGGCGCGCAGGGCGCGCTGCTCGATATCGATCACGGCACTTATCCCTATGTCACCTCGTCGAATACCGTGGCGGCTAATGCGGCTACGGGCACAGGCCTCGGTCCGAAGGCGGTGCAATATGTGCTTGGCATCGCCAAGGCCTATACGACGCGTGTTGGCGAGGGACCGTTCCCGTCTGAGTTGAAGGACGCGACCGGTCAGTTGATCGGCGAGCGCGGCCGGGAGTTCGGCACGGTGACGGGCCGGGCCCGGCGCTGTGGCTGGTTCGACGCGGTGCTGGTGCGCCAGACCGTGCGCACCTCCGGCATCGATGGCATCGCGCTGACCAAGCTCGACATCCTCGATGGCTTCAAGGAGATCAAGGTGTGCACTGCCTATCGTCTTGACGGTGAAATCATCGACTATCTGCCGGCGAGCCAGGCGGCGCAGGCGCGGGTCGAGCCGATTTACGAGACGATCGAAGGCTGGGAAGGCACCACGCAGGGCGCCCGTACCTGGGCCGATCTGCCGGCGGCGGCGATCAAATACGTCCGCCATGTGGAGGAGCTGATCGGCGCGCCGGTGGCGTTATTGTCGACGAGCCCCGAGCGCGCGGATACGATTCTTGTCCATAACCCCTATCGGGACTAA
- the rpoH gene encoding RNA polymerase sigma factor RpoH: MATTALPVLSADSGLSRYLAEIRRFPMLEPGEEYMLAKRWREHGDRDAAHRLITSHLRLVAKIAMGYRGYGLPIGEVVSEGNIGLMQAVKRFEPEKGFRLATYAMWWIRASIQEYILRSWSLVKMGTTANQKKLFFNLRKAKSQIQALESGDMNPDQVKTIATKLGVTEQDVVDMNRRLGGDTSLNAPMRQDSEGGEWQDWLVDNSASQEAILADSEEKDNRLTALRGALAVLNDRERRIFEARRLQDDPSTLEQLSEEFGVSRERVRQIEVRAFEKVQAAVRDGLSKIEAIPATADKPALSAHR, encoded by the coding sequence ATGGCTACTACTGCGCTTCCGGTGCTGTCCGCTGACTCGGGACTGTCCCGCTACCTCGCAGAGATCCGCCGGTTCCCCATGCTGGAGCCGGGCGAGGAATATATGCTCGCCAAGCGCTGGCGCGAACATGGTGATCGCGACGCTGCGCACAGGCTTATCACTTCCCATCTGCGCCTCGTCGCCAAGATCGCCATGGGCTATCGCGGCTACGGCCTGCCGATCGGTGAAGTCGTATCCGAAGGCAACATCGGCCTGATGCAGGCCGTCAAGCGCTTCGAACCCGAGAAGGGCTTCCGCCTGGCGACCTACGCTATGTGGTGGATCCGCGCGTCCATTCAAGAGTACATCTTGCGGTCGTGGTCGCTCGTTAAAATGGGCACGACGGCCAATCAGAAGAAGCTGTTCTTCAACCTGCGCAAGGCCAAGAGCCAGATTCAGGCGCTGGAGAGCGGCGACATGAATCCGGACCAGGTGAAGACCATCGCCACCAAGCTCGGCGTCACCGAGCAGGACGTGGTCGACATGAACCGCCGTCTCGGCGGCGACACCTCGCTCAATGCGCCCATGCGTCAGGACAGCGAAGGCGGCGAATGGCAGGATTGGCTCGTTGACAACAGCGCCAGCCAGGAAGCCATCCTCGCCGACAGCGAAGAGAAGGACAATCGGCTGACCGCCCTGCGCGGCGCGCTGGCTGTGCTCAATGATCGCGAGCGGCGCATCTTCGAGGCGCGTCGCCTGCAGGATGACCCGTCGACTTTGGAACAGCTGTCCGAAGAGTTTGGCGTCTCGCGCGAGCGTGTTCGCCAGATCGAGGTGCGGGCCTTTGAAAAGGTGCAGGCCGCCGTTCGCGATGGCCTCTCCAAGATCGAGGCCATTCCGGCAACGGCTGACAAGCCGGCCCTGTCGGCGCATCGCTAG
- a CDS encoding 5-formyltetrahydrofolate cyclo-ligase has protein sequence MSGIKTVPLSKAEMRRDALARRASIPADVRQAFAERLAIEGVAIARRAMVRTVSVFWPIGDEADPRLLLQALDYHEFVTALPVTVGRGHPLLFRRWRWGQPMVDGQMRIPEPSSRLPEVQPDLLFVPLAVFDRRGFRIGYGAGHYDLTLERLRASRSVPAIGIAYGCQEAARVPEEAHDQPLDLIITERDVIDCSLAWA, from the coding sequence ATGTCCGGAATCAAAACCGTCCCCCTCAGCAAAGCCGAAATGCGGCGTGATGCCTTGGCGCGTCGCGCGTCGATCCCGGCGGACGTGCGTCAGGCCTTCGCCGAACGGCTGGCGATCGAAGGGGTGGCGATCGCCCGGCGCGCCATGGTGCGGACCGTTTCGGTGTTTTGGCCGATCGGCGATGAGGCTGATCCGCGCCTGCTCCTGCAAGCGCTCGACTACCATGAATTCGTGACGGCTTTGCCGGTGACCGTGGGGCGGGGACATCCGCTGCTGTTCCGGCGCTGGCGCTGGGGCCAGCCGATGGTCGACGGCCAGATGCGCATCCCGGAACCATCATCGCGCCTGCCGGAAGTGCAGCCGGATTTGCTGTTTGTGCCACTCGCGGTGTTTGATCGGCGCGGTTTTCGCATCGGCTATGGGGCCGGCCACTACGATCTGACCCTGGAGCGGCTGCGCGCCAGCCGATCGGTTCCAGCGATCGGCATCGCTTATGGCTGCCAGGAGGCCGCTCGGGTGCCGGAGGAAGCACACGACCAACCGCTCGATCTGATCATCACCGAGCGGGACGTGATCGACTGTTCATTGGCTTGGGCATAA
- a CDS encoding TIGR00282 family metallophosphoesterase: MRLLFIGDIVGRTGRTALLNYLPDLRARWKLDFVVVNGENAAGGFGITEAICDEFLNAGADCVTLGNHAWDQREALVFIERQPRMIRPANYPTGTPGRGANLFEAKNGARVLVMNVMGRIFMDPLDDPFAAVERELEACPLGQMCDAVVVDVHAETTSEKYAMGHFCDGRATLVVGTHTHAPTADAQILPGGTAYQSDAGMTGDYDSVIGMQKGEPLQRFTRRISSGRFEPAEGVATLCGIAVEADAAGRAVKVAPVRLGGRLAEAVPSFW, translated from the coding sequence ATGCGTCTGCTTTTCATCGGTGACATTGTGGGACGCACGGGGCGCACGGCGCTCCTGAATTATCTGCCGGATCTCAGAGCGCGCTGGAAGCTCGATTTCGTCGTGGTCAACGGTGAGAACGCCGCCGGTGGTTTTGGCATCACTGAGGCGATCTGCGACGAGTTTCTTAACGCTGGCGCCGATTGCGTCACGCTTGGCAATCACGCCTGGGATCAGCGCGAGGCGCTGGTCTTCATCGAGCGTCAGCCGCGCATGATCCGGCCCGCCAATTATCCCACTGGGACGCCAGGGCGCGGCGCCAATCTGTTTGAGGCGAAGAACGGTGCGCGCGTGCTGGTGATGAATGTCATGGGCCGCATTTTCATGGATCCGCTCGATGATCCGTTCGCCGCCGTCGAGCGTGAGCTTGAGGCCTGCCCGCTCGGGCAGATGTGCGATGCGGTGGTCGTTGACGTGCACGCGGAGACGACGAGCGAAAAATACGCCATGGGCCATTTCTGCGATGGGCGCGCCACGCTCGTTGTCGGCACCCACACCCATGCGCCGACCGCCGATGCGCAGATCCTGCCAGGCGGCACGGCCTATCAGAGCGATGCCGGCATGACCGGCGATTACGACAGCGTCATCGGCATGCAGAAGGGCGAGCCGCTGCAGCGCTTCACCCGTCGTATTTCCTCGGGCCGTTTCGAGCCGGCCGAGGGTGTGGCGACGCTGTGCGGCATCGCCGTCGAGGCTGATGCGGCCGGGCGGGCCGTGAAAGTCGCGCCGGTGCGCCTGGGCGGGCGGCTGGCGGAAGCCGTGCCGTCGTTTTGGTGA
- a CDS encoding DMT family transporter — protein sequence MLGVLLALLSAATFAFNNAAARRGVLSGSVLQAMVVSVPFGVPFFLVCLPIFGSFEDLWSFSWWDVTWLSLAGIIHFVVGRYANYRSQKAIGANLSGPIQDANILIALALAVWFLGETLTGGMIIGIVLVLFGPILAFKRPKPVAAPSARALAFTPAYGEGFFYSAVSAIAYGVSPILVRFSLENGGLTLGRAVAAGLISYAAATAVVFAAFVNPAAWRDLRTMRRGDFGWFAVASLFVGVAQMTRYMALAVAPVAIVAPMMRLASIFRYYFSWILNREYEAFSNGVFIGTVVSLVGAMILAIGIDTWVAILPDFDWLIRFISWRWP from the coding sequence ATGCTGGGGGTCTTGCTGGCGCTGCTGTCTGCGGCGACCTTTGCGTTTAACAATGCGGCGGCGCGACGCGGTGTTCTGTCGGGCAGTGTTCTGCAGGCCATGGTGGTCTCGGTGCCGTTCGGCGTGCCCTTCTTCCTGGTCTGCCTGCCGATCTTCGGATCATTCGAGGATTTGTGGAGTTTCTCCTGGTGGGACGTGACCTGGCTTTCCCTGGCCGGGATCATTCACTTCGTCGTTGGGCGTTATGCCAACTACCGTTCGCAGAAGGCGATCGGCGCCAATCTTTCCGGCCCGATCCAGGACGCGAACATTCTGATCGCCTTGGCTCTGGCCGTCTGGTTTCTCGGCGAAACCCTGACGGGCGGCATGATTATCGGCATCGTGCTGGTGCTGTTTGGGCCGATTCTGGCCTTCAAGCGGCCAAAGCCCGTGGCGGCGCCGTCGGCCCGAGCGCTGGCGTTCACGCCGGCGTATGGCGAGGGCTTCTTCTATTCGGCCGTTTCGGCGATCGCCTATGGGGTGAGCCCGATCCTGGTGCGCTTCAGCCTTGAGAATGGCGGTCTCACGCTCGGGCGTGCGGTTGCTGCCGGGCTGATCTCCTATGCCGCGGCGACCGCGGTGGTCTTCGCCGCTTTCGTCAATCCCGCCGCCTGGCGCGATCTACGGACGATGCGCCGGGGCGATTTCGGTTGGTTCGCCGTGGCCAGTCTCTTTGTCGGGGTCGCGCAGATGACCCGCTATATGGCCTTGGCTGTGGCCCCGGTGGCGATCGTCGCGCCGATGATGCGACTGGCCTCGATTTTCCGCTATTATTTTTCCTGGATCCTCAATCGCGAGTATGAAGCCTTTTCCAATGGGGTGTTCATCGGTACGGTCGTATCGCTGGTGGGGGCGATGATCCTGGCCATTGGCATTGATACCTGGGTCGCCATCTTGCCGGATTTCGACTGGCTTATTCGCTTCATCAGTTGGCGCTGGCCTTGA
- a CDS encoding YebC/PmpR family DNA-binding transcriptional regulator, whose amino-acid sequence MAGHSQFKNIMHKKGKQDAIRSKLFSKFAREITVAAKMGMPDPNMNPRLRLAIQVARAENMPKDNIERAIKKAIGGDSENYDEVRYEGYAPGGVAVIIEALTDNRNRTAGEVRSYFTKAGGALAETGAVSFMFDRVGEIEFDTKVSSEDAMMEAAIEAGADDVSTSEDGHLVTTSLEAFAEVSKALEAKFGEPRRSKLVWRPQNSIAVDDEAGEKILKLINALEDNDDVQNVFANFEVSDALVAKMGG is encoded by the coding sequence ATGGCAGGCCATAGTCAGTTTAAGAATATCATGCACAAGAAGGGCAAGCAGGACGCGATCCGCTCCAAGCTCTTCTCCAAATTCGCGCGCGAAATCACCGTCGCGGCCAAGATGGGCATGCCTGACCCGAACATGAATCCGCGCCTGCGCCTCGCCATTCAGGTGGCGCGTGCCGAGAACATGCCGAAGGACAATATCGAGCGCGCTATCAAGAAGGCCATCGGCGGCGACAGCGAGAATTATGACGAGGTGCGCTACGAGGGTTATGCGCCCGGCGGCGTGGCGGTGATCATCGAGGCTCTGACCGACAACCGTAACCGCACCGCCGGCGAAGTGCGCTCCTATTTCACCAAGGCGGGCGGGGCGCTGGCGGAAACCGGCGCGGTGTCCTTCATGTTCGACCGGGTTGGCGAAATCGAGTTCGACACCAAGGTCTCGTCCGAAGATGCGATGATGGAAGCCGCCATCGAGGCCGGCGCCGATGATGTCTCCACCTCGGAAGACGGGCATCTGGTCACCACGTCGCTGGAAGCTTTCGCCGAAGTCTCCAAGGCGCTGGAAGCCAAGTTTGGCGAGCCGCGCCGGTCCAAACTGGTGTGGCGGCCGCAGAATTCGATCGCGGTCGACGACGAAGCTGGCGAGAAGATTCTGAAATTGATCAACGCACTCGAAGACAACGACGACGTGCAGAACGTGTTCGCCAATTTCGAAGTGTCGGACGCGCTCGTGGCCAAGATGGGCGGCTAA
- a CDS encoding ABC transporter ATP-binding protein: MPPPLVRATRASRAERLSQAGLSLDTWKHLPRLVATLWAVSPGLLSSILGIRLLRALQVPAMLYVGKLIIDEVIAQAHQPAPGPEFHDWWVSGRLTLLLGWLALELALTAAGNVMGRLTTLAENLIAERHSNLMAGRLIAHVARLDLKDIEDSEFQDKLQRARAQTFIGNGLLGMMLNQVQDTITVVALVAGLIIFVPVLVFLLLVALIPSTVSEAYFNGQRYGLNSQITPERRRIEYLRWVGANPEAAKEVKLFGLGPYLVESFSKLAAIIQTSNRNLAIRRTIWGSALGLVSSLSYYAAYAYVAWRAVNGAISIGDLTFLSGSLLRLNGLFERLTVGLTQIAAQTAYLDDLFSFFDAKPALAAPVTPRPFPSPIRQGIVFENVGFRYPGKENWAVRHLSFILKAGETLALVGENGAGKTTIVKLLTRLYDLEEGRITVDGIDLRDFDPDDLRAHVGAIFQDFMRYNFSAGHNIGIGRVEEIDNALRVQAAAQDSLADQLIARMPQGYEQMLGRGFATGFDLSGGEWQKIAIARAYFRDAEVLILDEPTAALDARAEAGVFDRFRNLSATKSTLLISHRFTTVRMADRILVLENGEIVESGNHDELIALGGRYAELFELQAEGYR; encoded by the coding sequence GTGCCACCGCCCCTTGTCCGCGCCACCCGTGCTAGCCGTGCCGAGCGTCTGTCGCAGGCAGGGCTCAGCCTCGACACCTGGAAACATCTGCCGCGCCTCGTGGCGACCCTGTGGGCGGTGAGCCCCGGCCTGCTGTCGTCGATCCTTGGGATACGCCTGCTGCGCGCGCTGCAAGTGCCGGCCATGCTCTATGTCGGCAAGCTGATCATCGATGAGGTGATCGCGCAGGCGCACCAGCCAGCGCCAGGGCCGGAGTTTCACGATTGGTGGGTGTCGGGCCGGTTGACCTTGCTGTTGGGCTGGCTGGCGCTCGAACTGGCATTGACCGCCGCCGGCAATGTCATGGGGCGGCTCACCACCTTGGCCGAAAACCTGATCGCCGAACGCCATAGCAATCTGATGGCTGGGCGGTTGATCGCGCATGTGGCGCGTCTCGATCTGAAGGATATCGAAGACAGCGAATTCCAAGACAAGTTGCAGCGGGCGCGGGCGCAGACCTTCATCGGCAACGGTCTGCTCGGCATGATGCTCAATCAGGTGCAGGACACGATCACCGTCGTGGCGCTGGTGGCCGGCCTGATTATCTTCGTGCCGGTGCTGGTGTTCCTGCTGCTGGTTGCGCTTATTCCCTCGACCGTCAGTGAGGCCTATTTCAATGGCCAACGCTATGGCCTGAACAGTCAGATCACGCCGGAGCGCCGGCGCATCGAATATTTGCGCTGGGTCGGCGCCAATCCGGAAGCCGCCAAGGAAGTGAAGCTGTTCGGCCTTGGTCCTTACCTGGTCGAGAGTTTCTCGAAACTGGCGGCGATCATTCAGACGTCCAACCGCAATCTGGCGATCCGCCGCACGATCTGGGGCAGCGCTCTCGGCCTCGTCAGTTCGCTGTCCTATTATGCCGCCTATGCCTATGTCGCCTGGCGCGCCGTGAATGGCGCCATCAGCATCGGCGACCTCACTTTTTTGTCGGGCTCGCTGCTGCGGCTCAACGGTCTGTTCGAGCGATTGACCGTCGGGCTGACGCAGATCGCGGCGCAGACTGCTTATCTCGACGATCTGTTCTCGTTCTTCGATGCCAAGCCGGCTTTGGCCGCTCCCGTGACGCCGCGTCCATTTCCATCACCGATCCGGCAAGGCATCGTGTTCGAGAATGTCGGCTTTCGCTATCCGGGCAAGGAGAACTGGGCGGTGCGTCACCTCAGTTTTATTCTGAAGGCCGGCGAAACCCTGGCGTTGGTCGGCGAGAACGGCGCCGGTAAAACGACGATCGTGAAACTGCTGACCCGGCTTTATGATCTTGAGGAAGGCCGTATCACTGTCGATGGCATCGACCTCAGAGACTTCGATCCCGACGATCTGCGCGCCCATGTCGGGGCCATCTTTCAGGATTTCATGCGCTACAATTTCAGCGCCGGGCACAATATCGGCATCGGCCGTGTCGAGGAGATCGACAACGCGCTACGTGTCCAGGCGGCGGCGCAGGACAGTCTTGCCGATCAACTGATCGCGCGCATGCCGCAGGGCTATGAGCAAATGCTCGGACGTGGTTTCGCCACGGGCTTTGATCTGTCCGGCGGCGAATGGCAGAAGATCGCCATTGCCAGGGCCTACTTCCGCGATGCGGAGGTGTTGATCCTGGATGAGCCGACGGCGGCGCTCGATGCACGTGCCGAGGCCGGCGTCTTCGACCGTTTCCGCAATCTCAGCGCGACGAAGTCGACGCTCCTGATCTCGCATCGCTTCACCACGGTGCGCATGGCCGATCGCATTCTCGTGTTGGAGAATGGCGAGATCGTCGAGAGCGGCAACCACGACGAGCTGATCGCGCTCGGCGGCCGTTATGCGGAATTGTTCGAGTTGCAAGCGGAAGGGTATCGTTAG
- a CDS encoding DUF4336 domain-containing protein — translation MLKEFGSDIWIADGSDVVAALGFHYPTRMAVIRLSSGDLFIWSPTALTDDLCAKVEALGKVRHLIAPNSLHHVFIADWQQAYPDARVYAAPGLREKRKDIAFDGDLANEPQPDWAGEIDQVVMLGNVITTEVVFFHARSGTVLFTDLLQRFSANWFSGWRAYVAKWDLMVASEPSVPRKFRVAFTNRRAARAALERVLSWPAEKVLMAHGTPVTEDGRALIRRAFAWLTG, via the coding sequence ATGCTGAAGGAATTCGGTTCCGATATCTGGATCGCGGATGGCTCCGACGTGGTCGCGGCGTTGGGGTTTCATTATCCCACACGTATGGCCGTCATCAGGTTGTCGAGCGGCGATCTCTTCATCTGGTCGCCAACAGCACTGACGGACGATCTCTGCGCTAAGGTCGAGGCTCTCGGCAAGGTCCGGCATCTCATCGCGCCCAATTCCCTGCATCACGTCTTCATCGCCGATTGGCAGCAGGCCTATCCCGACGCGCGGGTCTATGCCGCACCTGGATTGCGAGAGAAGCGCAAGGACATCGCCTTTGATGGTGATCTTGCAAACGAGCCGCAACCGGATTGGGCCGGGGAGATCGATCAGGTCGTGATGTTGGGCAATGTCATCACGACCGAGGTGGTGTTCTTCCATGCTCGGAGCGGCACGGTGCTCTTCACCGATCTGCTGCAACGGTTCTCCGCCAACTGGTTTTCCGGCTGGCGCGCCTATGTGGCGAAATGGGATCTGATGGTGGCGTCGGAGCCCTCCGTGCCGAGAAAGTTTCGCGTTGCCTTTACCAATCGCCGTGCGGCGCGTGCCGCGCTCGAACGGGTTCTGTCATGGCCGGCGGAAAAGGTGCTGATGGCGCACGGAACGCCTGTGACCGAAGACGGGCGCGCGCTGATCCGTCGGGCGTTTGCCTGGCTCACGGGATGA